Within Streptomyces antibioticus, the genomic segment CCGGCCCTATTCGGCGCCGGTGTCCAGCGCCTGACCGGGGACGATGACGCTCGGGTCGGCACCGATGCGCTCCAGGTTCTCCTCGTACAGGGCGCGCCATCCGCCCTCCAGGCCAAGGGAGTCGGTGATGGAGGCGAGGGAGTCGCCGTCCTGGACCGTGTAGACCTCCTCGGCGGCGTGCCGGCCGGCGGAGGCGGGCGCCAGGCCGTCCGACGGGCCCTCCTCGGCGGTGGCGCCGCGGTGACGGCCGCCGGAGCCGAGGGTGCCGGTGTCGACGAGGCTCCAAGAACCCACGTCCTGCACCCACTTGTCCGACTCGCCCGACTCGTCCGCTTCGGGGCTGCCGGAGGGCGTGCCGCCGCCCTTCGCCGCGCCACCCGGTTTCGCGGCACCCTCGGAGGCGGCCGCGTCCTCCTCGTCGGCGGACGAAGCGGACGAAGAGGGGGAAGGGGAAGAAGAGGAGGAAGGGGACGAACTCGCCGAACCCTCGGTGGAGTCGGAGGCGCCGGGCGACGAGGTCGCGCCGGAGCCGGCGGAGCCGCCGGACGCCGAGGAGCCGGACTCCCCCTTGGACAGGTCGGACAAACCAGACGAACCGGATGAACCGTCAGCGATGCCCGTGTCCACGTTCAGCGCGCCGGACTCCTTGGTGAGCCCGGACGTCAGCCCGCAGGTGCCCCAGGCGCCGACCCCCTCGGCCGCGAGCAGCTTCTGCGCGACGGCTATCTGCTGGTTGCGGCTGGCCAGGTCGGGGCTGGCGGCGTAGTCCAGCCCGCCGTAGGTCTCCCACCGCTCCTGGGTGAGGCTGAGGCCGCCGTACTCGCCGGTGCCCTTGTCGGCGCTCCAGGAGCCGCCGGTCTCGCACTGGGCCACCTGGTCCCACACCGTGCCCTCGGCCGCGCTCGCGCCGGTGGCGGCGAGCAGCGGGATCGCGATGGCGGAGCCGGTCACGCCGGCTGCGACAAGGAGCGCCGGAGCCTGGCGAGGACGACGGTGACGACCGGACCCGGAGAGCATGCGGGGGCCTTTCTCTGGACAGCGTTGACCGGCGCGACGACGGTGCGGACACATCCGGAACCGTGGATGCCGCGCTGACGAGTGAACGTATCGGCAGACGATCACTTGTCACAAGTTAATGCCGCGCAGATCACGTGAAGATCACAGACTTGAGAGTCGGTCACCTTTGGTCCGCACGCCCGTCACACTGCCGCTGACGTGCGTTCAGTCACGGAGCGGAGATCACTCCGTCACGCACCGGGGTGAACTCGACGGGCAAGGTGCGCAGTCCGCGCATGATGAGTCCGCCGCGCCATCTCAAGTCGGCCGGGTCCGCGGCGAGCCGGAGATCCGGCAGCCGGGTGAGCAGGGTGGCCAGGGCGGTCTGCCCCTCCAGCCGGGCCAGCGGGGCGCCCAGACAGTAGTGGATGCCGTGGCCGTAACCGAGGTGCTGGTTGTCGCGGCGCGAGAGGTCCAGGGTGTCCGGATCGGCGAACCGGGCCGGGTCGCGGTCGGCGGCGGCCAGGACGACGAGCACGGGGTCCCCGGCCGCGATGTCCTGTCCGCCGAGGGTGAGCGGCTCGGTGGCGAAGCGCCAGGTGGCCAGCTCGACGGGGCCGTCGAAGCGCAGGAGTTCCTCGACGCCGGTC encodes:
- a CDS encoding LysM peptidoglycan-binding domain-containing protein — encoded protein: MLSGSGRHRRPRQAPALLVAAGVTGSAIAIPLLAATGASAAEGTVWDQVAQCETGGSWSADKGTGEYGGLSLTQERWETYGGLDYAASPDLASRNQQIAVAQKLLAAEGVGAWGTCGLTSGLTKESGALNVDTGIADGSSGSSGLSDLSKGESGSSASGGSAGSGATSSPGASDSTEGSASSSPSSSSSPSPSSSASSADEEDAAASEGAAKPGGAAKGGGTPSGSPEADESGESDKWVQDVGSWSLVDTGTLGSGGRHRGATAEEGPSDGLAPASAGRHAAEEVYTVQDGDSLASITDSLGLEGGWRALYEENLERIGADPSVIVPGQALDTGAE